From the genome of Bacteroidales bacterium, one region includes:
- a CDS encoding alpha-amylase family glycosyl hydrolase — protein MKNPLILEINTWVWLSELTIKYDQAVTLVNVPALEWDEIAQQGFDYLWLMGVWKRSPAGLEIALQHPDIIHACQMALPGFTPMDMVGSAYCIQDYTIDQMLGGQEGILKARTELKARGMGLILDFVPNHVAPDHPWTREHPDYFIQGMENDLLQTPDDFIPINGRVIARARDPFFPPWPDVVQLNAFSGELRKASVKTLLAIASLCDGVRCDMAMLMTNRIFEQTWGNKAGPKPTSEFWMEIIPEVKKMFPAFLFIAEVYWEMEWELQQQGFDFCYDKRLYDRLLHDTAESIRLHALAGLDYQEKLMRFIENHDELRISSQLEVPRHSAAAVIFATLPGARMFHHGQQEGYQTRIPVFLAKPVPEIRNHDLQEFYRNLLHLISQTLFHKGEWALCAVNGWPGNDTVRNLLAWSWSLPDRRALVVINYSGMQAQGLVSWPWADDPGKEVILSDELHDTTYLRSNKELTDFGLYVDLNAWNYHFFIF, from the coding sequence ATGAAAAACCCCCTAATCCTGGAGATCAACACCTGGGTATGGCTGAGTGAACTCACCATCAAATACGACCAGGCGGTCACACTCGTGAATGTTCCTGCGCTGGAATGGGATGAAATCGCACAACAGGGATTTGATTACCTGTGGCTCATGGGCGTGTGGAAACGTAGCCCGGCGGGACTGGAGATCGCCCTGCAGCATCCTGATATCATCCACGCCTGCCAGATGGCTTTACCCGGTTTTACCCCGATGGATATGGTAGGTTCGGCCTACTGTATCCAGGACTACACCATTGATCAAATGCTCGGTGGCCAGGAAGGGATCCTGAAAGCACGAACGGAATTAAAAGCAAGGGGAATGGGCCTGATCCTTGACTTCGTTCCCAACCACGTCGCACCGGATCATCCGTGGACGAGGGAACACCCGGACTATTTCATCCAGGGAATGGAAAACGATCTTCTCCAAACACCCGACGACTTCATCCCCATCAACGGGAGGGTCATTGCCCGGGCCAGGGATCCCTTTTTCCCTCCGTGGCCTGATGTGGTGCAGCTAAACGCATTTTCCGGTGAGCTGCGTAAAGCCTCAGTAAAAACACTCCTTGCGATTGCATCCCTGTGCGATGGTGTTCGCTGTGACATGGCCATGCTGATGACCAACCGGATCTTTGAACAGACCTGGGGAAACAAAGCAGGACCGAAGCCAACCAGTGAATTCTGGATGGAAATCATCCCTGAAGTGAAAAAAATGTTCCCGGCATTCCTGTTCATTGCTGAAGTTTACTGGGAGATGGAATGGGAACTCCAACAGCAGGGATTTGATTTCTGTTATGACAAACGCCTTTACGACCGCCTGCTCCACGACACGGCAGAGAGCATCCGGTTGCATGCATTGGCTGGCCTGGATTACCAGGAAAAACTGATGCGTTTCATTGAGAACCACGATGAGCTGCGCATTTCCTCGCAGCTGGAGGTACCGCGTCATTCCGCCGCTGCCGTCATTTTCGCCACGCTTCCCGGGGCACGGATGTTCCATCACGGGCAGCAGGAAGGATACCAGACCCGAATACCCGTTTTTCTTGCCAAACCGGTGCCGGAGATTCGTAATCACGACCTGCAGGAATTTTACCGGAACCTGCTTCATCTGATCTCGCAAACCCTGTTTCATAAAGGTGAGTGGGCGCTGTGCGCGGTCAACGGCTGGCCTGGAAACGATACGGTCCGCAACCTGCTGGCCTGGTCATGGTCACTGCCTGACCGAAGAGCCCTGGTGGTCATCAATTATTCCGGAATGCAGGCACAGGGACTCGTCAGCTGGCCATGGGCGGATGACCCGGGCAAAGAGGTGATCCTGAGCGATGAACTGCACGATACAACCTACCTGCGGTCAAATAAAGAACTGACCGACTTTGGCCTGTATGTTGATTTGAACGCATGGAATTACCACTTCTTCATTTTTTAA
- a CDS encoding 1-acyl-sn-glycerol-3-phosphate acyltransferase, with amino-acid sequence MMKFLAKLILSLFGWKVLGGLPAGIRKCVVLVAPHTSMWDFVVGRLAFTVLRVPVKFLIKKEIFRNGLGRVLKAMGGIPVDRSKSNNMVEQVANVFDQYESLFIAITPEGTRKLVTNWKKGYYYIALKAKVPIVLGFLDYKEKRCGLGQVVIPSGDYDKDFRQIEAFYRGRQGKHPERFNLS; translated from the coding sequence ATGATGAAATTTCTGGCAAAACTGATCCTGTCGCTTTTCGGCTGGAAAGTGTTGGGAGGACTGCCCGCCGGCATCAGGAAATGTGTTGTGCTTGTCGCACCGCACACCAGCATGTGGGATTTCGTCGTGGGCCGCCTTGCCTTCACGGTCCTCCGTGTTCCGGTAAAATTCCTGATCAAGAAGGAAATATTCCGGAATGGACTGGGTCGGGTATTGAAAGCGATGGGAGGAATACCGGTCGACCGGTCAAAAAGTAACAACATGGTTGAACAGGTGGCGAATGTCTTTGATCAGTACGAATCGTTATTTATTGCCATTACCCCTGAGGGCACGCGCAAGCTGGTCACCAACTGGAAAAAAGGCTATTATTATATTGCCCTGAAGGCAAAGGTGCCCATTGTCCTTGGGTTCCTCGATTATAAAGAAAAAAGGTGCGGCCTGGGACAGGTCGTGATTCCATCGGGTGATTACGACAAGGATTTCCGGCAGATCGAAGCCTTTTACCGTGGCCGGCAAGGGAAACACCCTGAACGATTCAATCTGAGCTGA
- a CDS encoding pyruvate kinase, translating to MSQKFLLTKVIATLGPASESPSMIRKLMAEGVDAFRLNFSHGSLETHATLVEKVRQISSELDMPVAIIGDLSGPKIRIGEVPEGGILLTAAKIVEFVSEDELAICHEEAARVILTTNYPGFIREVQPGHRILLDDGAIALVCKQKKEGPGETPRLICNVLNTGLITSRKGVNLPDTDLSVEALTEKDHRFIDFAVEHRIDFLALSFVRTAKDIHILKERLRELNARSERPGTERTPQGSHKTDPLRDTQFIPVISKIEKPQALVNLEEIMRETDLVMVARGDLGVEVELAEVAVHQKRIIHLCHEYGIPVIVATQMLQSMIESPSPTRAEVSDVANAIFDGADAVMLSGETAVGHYPLEAVRMMNRVTEKTNHYLRYHAAPLALPHHFRQGRKESAAIAHGVKTIVEDMDIKMIITWTHRAENVVYLSQYHIPLPILGFSNHREDLRKMALLYGLMPIYMELPKSGSQFIRQVDQMLIQRRWAKAGDAVVFVLGEPIGRPGVSNRLVVHYLGDSE from the coding sequence ATGAGCCAGAAATTTCTCCTGACAAAAGTGATTGCAACCCTGGGACCGGCAAGCGAATCGCCTTCCATGATCCGAAAACTGATGGCAGAGGGTGTGGATGCATTCCGGTTGAATTTTTCCCACGGATCATTGGAGACCCACGCCACGTTGGTTGAAAAAGTCAGGCAGATCAGCTCTGAACTTGACATGCCCGTAGCCATCATCGGAGACCTGTCCGGTCCGAAGATCCGTATCGGGGAAGTTCCCGAGGGAGGTATTTTGTTGACTGCGGCAAAGATCGTTGAATTTGTGAGTGAAGATGAACTGGCCATCTGCCACGAAGAGGCAGCGCGTGTCATCCTGACCACGAACTACCCTGGATTCATACGGGAAGTGCAGCCGGGGCACCGCATCCTGCTGGATGATGGCGCCATCGCACTGGTATGCAAACAGAAAAAAGAAGGACCCGGCGAAACCCCGAGGCTCATTTGCAACGTATTGAATACCGGGCTGATCACTTCCCGGAAAGGAGTCAATTTGCCCGATACTGACCTGTCGGTTGAGGCCCTCACCGAAAAGGATCACCGGTTCATTGATTTTGCCGTTGAGCACAGGATCGATTTTCTCGCCTTAAGTTTCGTCAGGACTGCAAAGGACATCCATATCCTGAAAGAACGTCTGAGAGAGCTGAACGCCAGATCTGAAAGACCCGGGACCGAAAGGACGCCTCAGGGATCTCACAAAACAGATCCTTTGCGCGACACACAGTTCATTCCGGTGATCAGTAAGATCGAGAAGCCCCAGGCGCTGGTCAACCTGGAAGAGATCATGCGTGAGACCGATCTGGTGATGGTGGCGCGCGGCGATCTGGGTGTGGAGGTGGAACTGGCAGAAGTGGCGGTCCATCAGAAAAGGATCATTCACCTCTGCCACGAATACGGGATACCGGTGATCGTGGCAACGCAGATGCTGCAAAGCATGATCGAGTCACCTTCTCCCACGCGTGCTGAAGTTTCCGACGTGGCCAACGCCATCTTTGATGGTGCGGATGCAGTGATGCTTTCCGGGGAAACGGCTGTTGGACATTATCCGCTGGAAGCTGTCAGGATGATGAACCGGGTCACCGAGAAAACAAACCATTACCTGCGTTACCACGCAGCCCCGCTTGCCCTGCCTCACCATTTCCGGCAGGGAAGGAAGGAAAGTGCCGCCATTGCCCACGGAGTAAAGACCATCGTAGAGGACATGGACATAAAAATGATTATTACATGGACCCATCGTGCAGAAAATGTGGTTTACCTCTCGCAGTATCATATCCCGCTGCCCATCCTCGGATTCAGCAACCACAGGGAAGACCTGAGGAAAATGGCATTGCTGTACGGGTTGATGCCCATCTATATGGAACTTCCCAAAAGCGGAAGTCAGTTCATCCGGCAGGTGGATCAAATGCTCATTCAGCGCAGATGGGCAAAGGCCGGGGACGCTGTCGTATTTGTGCTCGGTGAACCCATCGGGCGGCCCGGCGTTTCCAACCGTCTGGTTGTCCACTACCTGGGCGACAGCGAATAA
- a CDS encoding polyphosphate kinase 2 family protein encodes MYEKRILDLFRVKGGEKINLDEVDTEYGFMPRLQDFKKSTVKEHLEDRLAQNVKDLAEMQDLFYASDTYALLLVFQGMDAAGKDGIIKHVMSGVNPQGCQVYSFKQPSAEELDHDFLWRCSLRLPERGRIGIFNRSHYEEVLVVKVHPKILNNEKLPNFKLDETFWQKRYESIREYEHHLFRNGTIILKFYLHVSKKEQKKRFLDRLENPEKYWKFSTSDVAERAYWKDYQKAFEDTLRETSTDYAPWYIVPSDHKWFARALVADIIVSAIKSLNLSYPVISDAQMKAMKEAKRMLEEER; translated from the coding sequence ATGTACGAAAAACGCATTCTGGATCTTTTCCGTGTCAAAGGCGGTGAAAAGATCAATCTTGACGAGGTCGACACCGAGTATGGATTTATGCCGCGCCTTCAGGATTTCAAAAAATCAACAGTGAAGGAGCACCTTGAAGATCGCCTGGCTCAGAACGTCAAAGACCTGGCAGAGATGCAGGACCTCTTCTATGCCAGTGACACGTACGCATTGCTGCTGGTTTTCCAGGGGATGGATGCTGCAGGCAAGGACGGAATCATCAAGCACGTGATGTCGGGGGTCAATCCTCAGGGATGCCAGGTGTACAGCTTCAAGCAGCCCTCGGCCGAGGAACTGGACCACGACTTCCTCTGGCGGTGTTCCCTCCGGCTGCCGGAAAGAGGGCGCATCGGGATCTTTAACCGATCGCATTATGAAGAAGTACTGGTGGTGAAGGTTCACCCCAAGATCCTGAACAACGAGAAACTACCCAACTTCAAGCTGGATGAAACCTTCTGGCAGAAACGGTATGAGTCGATCCGGGAATACGAGCATCACCTGTTCAGGAACGGTACGATCATCCTTAAGTTTTACCTGCACGTTTCAAAAAAAGAACAGAAAAAAAGGTTCCTCGACCGGCTGGAAAATCCGGAAAAATACTGGAAGTTTTCGACGTCTGATGTGGCTGAACGTGCCTATTGGAAAGATTATCAGAAAGCATTTGAAGATACCCTCAGAGAGACATCTACCGATTATGCGCCGTGGTATATCGTTCCTTCCGACCACAAGTGGTTCGCCCGCGCCCTGGTGGCCGACATCATCGTTTCGGCCATCAAATCCCTTAACCTTAGCTATCCGGTCATATCCGATGCACAGATGAAGGCGATGAAAGAGGCGAAACGGATGCTGGAGGAGGAGCGGTAG
- a CDS encoding leucine-rich repeat domain-containing protein has product MSKKLLSALCGLILICILFIFPASAQVNTHVKETGQEMESYLVQVRQMVHFVESAFNTLGDPTVTIREKDIIINESYLKFFRDEKVQIEDDLDENRQVVTNKNVQAYLKDINFFFKQVVFTFTIEEISPEVNEEGQIYFRVSLNRNLHAETIDDSTVNTTQVRFMEINLDQDRKDLKIASIYTTKLSENEDMANWWSRLPVEWKEVFSKEISQPLSTPLHHVIAFDDSAVVLQPDPLDPLLDTLFINTGPIYESIRQIWSLEKISLDGNPLINNLEPLKKLTRLKSLSLSQTAIEDLTPLRSLSKLEHLNCAATPVSSLEPLRYSLNMSDLNIEDTQIDTLNTIAGFKKLKVFNCSKTLVRSLEPLADLRELTSLLCHNTDIAHLEPIQTLTHLTRLDLSYNTRVTSLEPVRNLTELSYLNIGNTMIGDLEPVRGLIALQYMYMDYTPVDNLDPLLPLPELKRIYCDHSKVTGEIANIFMISKPATLVIYETGELTRWWNSLNERWKELFAEQIGLEAEPEKEDLHQITLIRQLQLKGDSLITTLDPLSVLINLDDLDISGTPVRSLDSLQRSIHLRALCLAGTEVATIEPLRNLRMIERLDLSDTQVTDLEPLAQAHNLLELNIENTRVTSLQSLTGLEKLSMVRADQTELGQDEIFSFMDSKPICEVIYMTPRLQKWWDGLTDEWKSIFLDALDLDDPPGKEELHRVMNLEELILENTMKIQDIEPLGMLKRMKSLIISETRITDLMPIKDASRLEKLICRKSPFSELAHIASLTSLKHLDLSDTQVSDYTLAALLTGLEYLNISGTPVKNLKWISTLANLTEFDFYNTSVGSLNELVELTNLKIIRCYNSKLNEKKVAKFRGLRPDVEVVFY; this is encoded by the coding sequence ATGAGTAAAAAGCTACTTTCTGCGCTCTGTGGATTGATCCTGATTTGCATCCTTTTTATTTTCCCTGCCTCAGCACAGGTAAACACCCACGTAAAAGAAACCGGCCAGGAAATGGAATCTTACCTAGTGCAGGTAAGGCAGATGGTTCATTTTGTCGAATCGGCCTTCAATACATTGGGTGATCCTACGGTCACCATCCGGGAAAAAGACATTATCATCAATGAAAGCTACCTGAAATTCTTTCGCGATGAAAAAGTCCAGATCGAAGATGATCTGGATGAAAACCGGCAGGTAGTGACCAATAAAAATGTTCAGGCTTACCTGAAAGACATCAATTTCTTTTTCAAACAGGTCGTTTTTACATTCACCATCGAAGAGATCTCACCTGAAGTGAACGAAGAAGGCCAGATCTATTTCAGGGTTTCCCTCAACCGGAATTTACACGCCGAAACCATTGATGACAGCACCGTCAACACCACGCAGGTCCGCTTCATGGAAATCAACCTGGATCAGGACCGGAAAGATCTCAAGATTGCCAGCATCTATACAACAAAGCTGAGTGAAAATGAAGACATGGCCAACTGGTGGTCGCGGCTTCCCGTCGAATGGAAAGAAGTCTTTTCCAAAGAGATCAGTCAACCCCTATCCACTCCATTGCACCACGTCATCGCCTTTGATGATTCGGCCGTCGTTTTACAACCGGACCCATTGGATCCCCTTCTGGATACGCTCTTCATCAACACCGGTCCCATCTATGAAAGCATCAGGCAAATCTGGTCACTTGAAAAGATCAGCCTCGACGGTAATCCATTGATTAACAACCTCGAACCGCTCAAAAAACTGACCCGGCTGAAGTCACTCTCCCTTTCGCAGACTGCCATTGAGGACCTCACTCCCCTGCGCAGCCTGTCAAAACTGGAGCATCTGAATTGCGCAGCAACACCCGTAAGCTCCCTGGAACCACTACGTTACTCACTGAATATGAGCGATTTAAACATAGAGGATACGCAGATTGATACGTTAAATACCATCGCAGGCTTTAAGAAGCTCAAGGTATTCAATTGCAGCAAGACACTGGTACGAAGTCTCGAACCCCTTGCGGATTTAAGGGAACTTACAAGTCTCCTTTGCCATAACACAGACATCGCCCACTTGGAACCTATTCAGACTCTCACCCATTTGACCCGGCTGGATCTGTCCTACAATACCCGTGTGACATCCCTGGAGCCTGTACGGAACCTGACAGAGCTCAGTTATCTCAACATTGGCAATACGATGATCGGGGACCTTGAGCCGGTGAGAGGGCTCATCGCGCTGCAGTATATGTACATGGACTACACCCCTGTCGACAACCTGGATCCCCTTCTCCCGTTGCCTGAGCTGAAACGCATTTACTGTGATCACAGCAAGGTGACCGGCGAAATAGCAAACATTTTCATGATCAGTAAACCCGCTACCCTGGTTATCTATGAAACAGGCGAACTGACCCGATGGTGGAATTCCCTTAATGAGCGGTGGAAGGAACTCTTTGCGGAGCAGATTGGCCTGGAAGCAGAACCCGAGAAGGAGGATCTGCACCAGATCACGTTGATCCGGCAACTGCAACTAAAAGGTGACAGTCTGATCACCACGCTGGATCCTCTTTCCGTCCTGATCAATCTCGACGATCTGGACATTTCCGGTACGCCTGTCCGTTCCCTGGATTCGTTGCAAAGAAGCATTCACCTGAGGGCATTGTGTCTGGCTGGAACGGAGGTGGCCACCATCGAACCGCTGCGAAACCTGCGGATGATCGAACGGCTGGACCTTTCCGATACACAGGTCACCGATCTGGAGCCGCTTGCACAGGCTCATAACCTCCTTGAACTGAACATCGAAAACACCCGCGTCACATCCCTTCAGTCCCTGACCGGTCTTGAAAAACTGAGCATGGTACGGGCAGATCAGACTGAACTGGGCCAGGATGAAATTTTTTCATTTATGGACAGCAAACCCATTTGCGAGGTGATCTATATGACACCACGGTTGCAGAAGTGGTGGGATGGATTGACTGACGAGTGGAAAAGCATATTCCTGGATGCACTTGATCTGGACGATCCTCCGGGGAAGGAAGAACTGCACAGGGTAATGAACCTGGAAGAGCTGATCCTTGAGAATACGATGAAAATTCAGGACATTGAACCGCTTGGAATGTTAAAACGAATGAAAAGCCTGATCATCAGCGAGACCCGGATCACGGACCTGATGCCCATCAAGGATGCCAGCCGCCTCGAAAAACTGATCTGCAGGAAAAGTCCTTTCAGTGAACTAGCGCACATTGCATCGCTGACATCCCTGAAGCACCTTGACCTTTCGGACACGCAGGTTTCGGATTACACACTGGCCGCACTGCTCACCGGGCTGGAATACCTGAACATCTCGGGAACGCCGGTCAAAAACCTGAAATGGATTTCAACCCTTGCAAATCTTACCGAGTTCGATTTTTACAATACATCGGTAGGAAGTTTGAATGAATTGGTCGAACTTACCAATCTGAAGATCATCCGATGTTACAATTCGAAACTGAATGAGAAGAAGGTAGCCAAATTCAGAGGTCTGCGACCTGATGTTGAAGTTGTTTTTTATTAG
- a CDS encoding TylF/MycF/NovP-related O-methyltransferase yields MDGRLLFQILQLVIILIIFIFLIRHIWGSFFDTDYQPVAWKHSVKMKSVSRELQKIEKQTPDKVRFFNFWFQTERMKKENVPGAFAELGVYKGETARIIHWMAPSRTLHLFDTFEGFPASDLKGETGEAATYSPERFSDTRLEKVRNKIGGNENIVFHPGYFPDTATGLEEETFAFVSIDADLYQPIAAGLAFFYPRLSPGGVIIVHDYNHKWEGAVRAVDEFIQNIPESLVSVPDMESSVMIVKMKNIGCRM; encoded by the coding sequence ATGGACGGGCGCCTTCTTTTTCAGATCCTCCAGCTGGTCATCATCCTGATCATATTCATCTTCCTGATCCGTCATATCTGGGGATCCTTCTTTGACACGGATTACCAGCCCGTAGCCTGGAAGCATTCCGTGAAAATGAAATCCGTTTCCCGGGAGCTGCAAAAGATCGAAAAACAGACTCCCGATAAAGTCCGTTTTTTCAATTTCTGGTTCCAGACCGAACGGATGAAAAAGGAGAACGTTCCGGGTGCGTTTGCCGAACTCGGCGTGTACAAGGGTGAAACAGCGCGGATCATTCACTGGATGGCGCCATCACGGACACTGCACCTGTTCGACACCTTCGAAGGATTCCCCGCGTCGGACCTGAAAGGTGAAACGGGCGAGGCGGCCACTTATTCTCCGGAGCGGTTTTCCGACACGCGACTGGAAAAAGTCAGGAACAAGATCGGGGGCAACGAAAACATCGTTTTTCATCCGGGGTATTTCCCTGATACGGCAACAGGTCTGGAAGAGGAGACCTTTGCATTTGTTTCGATCGATGCGGACCTGTATCAGCCCATCGCGGCAGGCCTTGCCTTTTTTTATCCGAGGCTGTCACCCGGCGGCGTCATCATCGTTCACGACTACAACCATAAGTGGGAAGGCGCCGTGCGGGCAGTGGATGAGTTCATCCAAAACATCCCGGAAAGCCTGGTGTCTGTACCCGATATGGAATCGAGCGTGATGATCGTTAAAATGAAGAATATAGGATGTAGGATGTAG
- a CDS encoding PfkB family carbohydrate kinase produces MQKIYTTGECILDIAFRDGAPFFIGPGGSKLNTAVSLGRAGMPVSMISDCSDDPVGTFIMSFLHQNGVSTEFIARYRGQVRVAFAFLDDRNDADYTFYPGSRLADRQEEKEPVFAPGDIFVYGSFYALKEANRLRINRLLDLVSLCDCIRIYDPNYRKPHLKELDVVGPYIHDCIRQADIVRGSDEDFGNIFNTTDPDRIFDAIRTSGGRTLILTQGGRDVLLFSERIRKSYPVPGIQTVSTIGAGDGFNAGLIYELVRCRISRHDLPALEESVWDKLVRTAISFASHVCCEKNNYISVAFASKLRSAGKGNHLTI; encoded by the coding sequence ATGCAGAAGATCTACACAACAGGGGAATGCATTCTTGATATCGCTTTCCGTGACGGAGCTCCTTTCTTCATTGGTCCGGGCGGTTCAAAGTTAAATACAGCCGTGTCTCTTGGCAGGGCAGGTATGCCGGTTTCGATGATATCCGACTGCAGTGACGATCCGGTTGGCACCTTCATAATGTCCTTCCTTCATCAGAATGGCGTTTCGACCGAATTTATCGCCCGTTACAGGGGTCAGGTTCGGGTGGCCTTCGCTTTCCTCGACGACAGGAATGATGCAGATTATACCTTCTACCCCGGCTCCCGGCTTGCGGACCGGCAGGAGGAGAAAGAGCCTGTTTTTGCTCCGGGCGATATCTTTGTCTATGGCTCCTTTTATGCCTTGAAGGAGGCCAATAGACTCAGAATTAACCGGTTACTTGATCTGGTATCGCTTTGTGATTGTATCCGGATCTATGATCCCAATTACCGGAAGCCTCACCTGAAGGAACTGGACGTCGTTGGGCCCTATATCCACGATTGTATCCGTCAGGCGGATATTGTCAGAGGATCCGATGAGGATTTTGGTAATATTTTCAATACGACCGATCCGGACCGTATCTTCGATGCAATCAGGACATCTGGCGGACGAACGCTGATCCTGACCCAGGGTGGGAGGGATGTGTTGCTTTTTTCAGAAAGGATAAGGAAGTCGTATCCCGTTCCCGGGATCCAGACGGTCAGCACCATCGGGGCAGGCGATGGCTTCAATGCGGGATTGATCTATGAGCTGGTCCGTTGCAGGATATCCCGTCATGATCTGCCGGCCCTGGAGGAAAGCGTGTGGGATAAACTTGTTCGTACGGCCATTTCGTTTGCATCGCACGTATGCTGTGAAAAGAACAATTACATATCCGTTGCATTTGCCTCGAAGCTCAGGTCAGCAGGGAAGGGCAATCATTTAACCATTTGA
- a CDS encoding MATE family efflux transporter — protein sequence MHNLNLRRFFRDLYESIAGTEQDFTSGSLGRAIMLLSIPMVLEMVMESIFAIVDIYFVSRLGADAVAVVGITESVITIVYAIAGGMSIAATALVSRRIGEKDHQGACRAAFQAIVAAVAVSLILGIPGWFFAEEVLTLMGSPPEEVERFSGYTSLMIGSNIVIMLLFIINAVFRSAGDAAISMKILFIANLFNIVLDPVLIFGWGPFPEMGIKGAALATVLGRGLAVVYQLFLLFRGKHRVSLSLEYLNINLKEILKLFRLSMGGIGQSLIATSSWILLVRIIALFGSEAVAGYTIAIRVILVSMLPSSGIANAAATLVGQNLGARLPGRAERAVWTTSVINFIIMGGIGLLFAVSPEPFIRFFTPEQSVIESGSHCLRIMSYGFIFYGVGMVIVNSFNGAGDTLTPVKINFFCYWLLELTVAWLLAVPARMNEQGVYYAILIAEAAMTVTAVLIFRKGKWKLKQV from the coding sequence ATGCACAATTTGAATCTCCGTCGTTTTTTCCGGGATTTGTATGAATCCATAGCCGGGACAGAGCAGGATTTCACATCGGGGAGCCTGGGCCGTGCCATCATGCTGCTTTCCATTCCCATGGTCCTGGAAATGGTGATGGAATCGATCTTTGCCATCGTCGATATTTATTTTGTATCCCGGCTGGGGGCTGATGCAGTCGCCGTCGTCGGCATCACCGAATCGGTGATCACGATCGTGTATGCCATTGCAGGAGGGATGAGCATTGCTGCCACGGCACTGGTGTCGCGCCGTATCGGGGAAAAGGACCATCAGGGGGCATGCAGGGCAGCTTTTCAGGCCATCGTCGCCGCCGTCGCTGTCTCGCTGATCCTGGGAATTCCGGGCTGGTTCTTTGCTGAGGAGGTCCTTACCCTGATGGGATCTCCTCCGGAGGAGGTTGAAAGGTTCTCGGGATATACTTCGTTGATGATCGGCAGTAACATCGTCATCATGCTGTTGTTCATCATCAATGCCGTTTTCCGAAGTGCCGGCGACGCAGCCATCTCCATGAAGATTCTGTTCATCGCCAATCTCTTCAACATTGTGCTCGATCCGGTCCTGATTTTTGGATGGGGTCCTTTCCCGGAGATGGGAATCAAGGGAGCTGCCCTGGCAACCGTTCTGGGACGCGGCCTGGCGGTCGTCTACCAGCTATTCCTCTTATTCCGTGGGAAACACAGGGTCAGCCTGTCGCTGGAATATCTGAACATCAACCTGAAAGAAATCCTGAAACTGTTCAGGCTTTCAATGGGCGGCATTGGCCAGAGCCTGATCGCAACTTCCAGCTGGATCCTTTTGGTCCGCATCATCGCCTTATTCGGCAGCGAGGCTGTGGCCGGATACACCATCGCCATCCGTGTGATCCTGGTTTCCATGCTTCCTTCTTCGGGCATTGCCAATGCCGCCGCCACCCTGGTCGGACAAAACCTCGGAGCCAGGCTGCCTGGCAGGGCTGAACGTGCCGTTTGGACGACCAGTGTCATCAACTTCATCATTATGGGAGGCATCGGGCTGCTGTTCGCTGTCAGCCCCGAACCGTTCATACGTTTCTTCACTCCGGAACAATCCGTCATTGAAAGCGGCTCTCATTGCCTCCGCATCATGAGCTACGGATTCATCTTTTACGGGGTGGGAATGGTGATCGTTAACTCCTTCAACGGAGCCGGAGATACGCTAACCCCTGTCAAGATCAACTTCTTTTGCTACTGGCTGCTGGAACTAACGGTGGCCTGGTTGCTGGCTGTACCGGCCCGGATGAATGAACAGGGAGTTTACTATGCGATCCTGATTGCAGAAGCAGCGATGACCGTCACAGCCGTGCTCATCTTCAGGAAGGGAAAATGGAAACTAAAACAGGTGTAA